Part of the Nicotiana sylvestris chromosome 5, ASM39365v2, whole genome shotgun sequence genome is shown below.
atttacttttttttttaaatatacaatgtgtaatttaaaatatatatatatgcgtggtCATTTTGATTGTTTAATTCATATATTATAAATACATGTATTAATTGTTCCACATTCTACCTTGCATAACTAATACATAGATTTGTTGGTTAACTTATCCATGTATTACTTATACCTCTAATAAAAGCAACCAAACATGATATTAGAGGGAGTTtagacataagaattgtaaaattcccaaaaaaaaagtgaaaaaaaatttaaagtaaaatggtatttaaaaattagagttgtgtttggacatgaacattattttttgttttttatgaagttttgtgagtaattagagtgaaaattttgaaaaaacacatttttggagtttttcaaactTCCGAAAAGTTCCAAAATGCATTTTcaggtgaaaaataaaaattttatgaCCAAACGATGAGTtcgaaaaaattgaaaaaatttcggaaaaaagtaaaaaatttcttatgtccaagCGGGCTCCGTATTAGTTATATTACTCCTAATGCATGAATAATTTACCTTGTAATCAGCTAACCCCTTAGAGAGTAAATTTTTTCTTTAGTTAATTCAACATGCTCTCTCACAACCGGATTCTTTTTTATGGATGATTAGCAACAGGGAGATTAGAACATAAAACCTCTACCTGTCCGATATCATATTGGATTGTATGACCATATCATCTAAAAAGTTTagttgaacatatttttatttatttaattggtATATTTTTAACATGTTCAGGAAGCTTCAGTGGCGAAATATATAGTACAACAGTACATAGCAGCAGCAGGGGGAGAACATGCTCTAAATTCCATTGATAGTATGTATGCAATGGGGAAAATAAAGATGGTGGCGTCTGAGTTTATTGCTGGAGATGGAATGGGATTGAACAACGGTAATATGATGAAGAttaagagtgtgaaaaatgggcCTGGTGAAATGGGAGGATTTGTGTTGTGGCAAAAGAGACCTGACCTGTGGAGCATAGAGCTGGTGGTTTCAGGGTGTAAAATTAGTGCTGGAAGTGATGGTAAAGTAGCTTGGAGGCAAACTCCATGGCATAATTCCCATGCATCTCGTGGTCCTGCTAGGCCTCTTCGTCGTTCTTTACAGGTACTTTATTTCAAATCAATGGGTTCAATTGAATTTAATACTTCCAGTATGGTGGAGCactatgagaatagtgcaaaataaggtgtattagtaatgcatgtgttgataatgcaagcattagttatacagaTATTATTTTTTATCTACTGTTTGATGTGGTGTATTAAagttataatgcattgcataatttttaagagaAATAGTTGTTTAAAAAATgtcctccatattctctagctttaagggtCTTTAAGGACAATTTTATTTTTGACcttactaatgcatgcattaatagccttggtattactaatgtcaTAGTTTTCTATTCCTTacttatacataggataatatGTATAGTTTAGTTATACACAGATTGAAAAAATATACCAAATAAGGTATTAATAATACATagaactaatgcttgcattattttttttcTAATACCCTATCCCAAAACAACCCCGAAAAGAATTAAGGTATATAGTGCTAACAACTTTTTAATCGTTGAATCTATCAAAGTATATATCATAAATTCTCTCACTCAATCCTTGAATAATGGTCAATTTTCCTTTTATTAGTCATGATCTAAAACAAGCTTATAACAAGTGAACAGGCCGACAATTTCTCCACATGAAAATGTATCCTTCTTCTGAAGGGACAATAATTGCCAAATACGTCGTTTTTTTTCTTTGCCACATGATGAGTGGGAAGGCCAAGATTCGTTGACTGTTCCTACTGACAACTATGTATGTTCTTTTACTTTGTGTGGGTCCTCGTGTCTGATTAATCTATTTAACTGGTACTTGGGTTTTGGGAAGTGTGAAATCATAATCAAGAAGATCAAAATTCTCTTTGACGTTCTTTTTTACTTTACTTTGGAGGTGTAGGACCTACTTATTTCCATGGTCATTGACAGCTTTagttttatcttttttctttatttctggcTCTAACGGGACATATCCCCATGCGGACCTGAGTTGTCCTTCCACCAAATCAATGATTGATTTTATGAGTACTCAAATTGGCATCTATTCTGAATGTGTAAGAATCTTAGCCTCAACCTCTATGATCAGCAATCTAGACCAAGAAATCAGTTCTCCGTTGTGAATGCGCACAAATCTTAGCCTCCATTTTGAATAAAGAGTTATTAAACTTAATCTCATATATGTGTTGAGATTTATATTATGTTTGGTTTTCCTTTTTCTCGAGTGTATTTTATAAAGACAAATCACATGACCCATCAAAATGGTCAGTAGGGCAAGCTTGAAAAATGTCTAATAATCCCTTGGTTTCATTTTATATGAGACTATACACTTGAAAACTTTTAACATTTATGTCTACTATATTTGCGATATCTACTTAATAAAATGCATTATAGACACATAAATGTCTACTATATTTTTGGATGATAAGTTTTAAGGGTACCTTTTTATATCTATCAAATTATGTCTTCTTTTATAAAATTCTTGCATAGTAAAATACGTCATATAAGATAAAATTAGAAGGAGTAACAAACTAGAAgccaatatatataaattttttctgAAGATGGTAAATTCCTGAACTAAAAACCCCCAGGAAAAAATAAAGATAAGAAATATGGAACGAGTAAAGTTTGCTTTTGTAGAACAAATTAAACTGGTTGAAATTGAACATGTTAACAGGGTCTTGATCCCAAATCCGTTGCGAATTTATTCTCGAATTCCATTTGTATTGGAGAGAAGACGGTGAATATAGAAGACTGTTTTGTACTAAAGCTTGAAACAGAGCCCTCAACTCTGAAAGCAAGAAGCAGCAGCAACGTTGAAGTAATGAGGCACACTGTTTGGGGTTACTTCAGCCAACGAACAGGGCTCTTACTCCAGCTTGAAGACACTCATCTTCTTAGAATCAAAGCCCCAGGAAATGATGTCTTTTGGGAAACAACAATGGACTCATTAATACTCGATTATCGAACTCTCGACGGTGTTAATATTGCACATGGTGGAAGAACATCTGTTTCTTTATTTAGGTTTGGTAAGAACTCAGAAGGACTCACTAGGACAAGAATGGAAGAGGTTTGGACCATTGAAGAAATCGATTTTAACATAAAGGGACTATCTGCGGATTGTTTCTTACCACCTAGTGACTTGAAAAAGGAAGATGAAGTGAGTCATGATGTGAACAAGAAGTCAAGGTTGGGGTTCAAGGCTCGTACTAATAATGCTAAACTAAGAACTGCTAGGAAAGGTGCGTCTAAAATCATGTCTATTGACGAAGAAGATCTTGAAGATTACGAAGCAGATGAAGAATCTTGAAGTTCAATTGCAAGCTTATTTAGTATTCGATCTGTGGTCATTTTTGTACATAGAAAACCACAGGATATGTTATAGGATTTGACTTGTATTACTCTTAACGGTATAAAGAAATTTCTAGTGACTCAACTGGAAGGCTGTTTTTATTAAGGTCAAATAATTAGCTAAGATGGGGCTTTATACATCTGCCGCGTAAAATTCCTTTCAGCATCTCCGTTTTATAGCATTACTAGTTAATTTGTCCGCACTTCGCGCGGCATATGACCACACATAAAATTAATTCATACATCAATATCATGCATTCCTTGTTACTCTAAATTAAACTTCTTCCAAATatggaaaaaaaattcaaaaaaagaaataaattcaGAAGGCGAGACAACCacatgaaaaaattaaaaaatgttaCAAATTTAGTCTTGTCGATTTCTACCTTGAAACTATGCAATAGCACATGAATGAAAAAAATGAggggaagaaagagaaaaaaaaaatgatgaaattatATATCATCAAGAAATTCTCGTGAAGAATCTAATACAAATATAACTACCTTAGATAAAGAACTGATGTGCATCTATCGTGGAGAAACCCCAAAAGgcaaataaataatttttgtaTAATTTGTCATATTGGACCACTCCTTGATGAGTCTGAACCCAATTGTGGTCTTTTCGAACAAGTGtgacataaatatatataaaaaaagagtgACCATTCTATATATAACGAGATTTTATACCGCGCTATATTTTAACGGTGTTTTGACCGTTAAAATATAGTGCTGTATAAAACCGCCACGCGTAGCGCTTTAAAATAGTGCGCTATACCGTGCTGTAATGTCTCAGAAATACACCCTAAATCTTTAAGAAATCTTTAAGTTCAACAACTGATTGCAAAATCAATCTCAGATCTTCAGCGCAATTAAACCCTAAATTCCCAATTCTTCTAACAGCATAAACATAAAAAGTAATACATCCTTTTCTGAACTTAAACCTCGCCATTTCACAACCATTTAACCCTCTAATCAACTTCTTATTCACTTCCCCTAACGGAATTTCCATTGGCCAAATACGGTCTATACCAATCTTCATGCTTTCAGATTCAAAAACGAATAAAACGACTTTCGATTTCTTCGTACCGAGACCTAATGTGAGTGTATGCTAAGCGTGATGTGCTAAGATTGTGAAATTTGTAGGTAAAAATGATGTGGTTGAAGTGAAATTTTTGATTGTTGCTTGAAGAGAGAGAGGTTTTAAGAGTTCTAATGGCCGTGCACGGCGGATTGCGAAGGATTTGGTTGGCTACTCCTGTAATGTCTCAGAAATAGACAGTGTCGTTTTCCTACAGTTCTAGCGCACTATTTTTAAGCGCTATGCGTGACAATACAAACACATATTATAACGTCATTTTATACCGCGCTATACTTTAATGGCCAAAACATTATTAAAGTATAGCGCGGTATAAAACCGCATTATATATAGAATGGTCACTCTTCAtttttttacacatatttatGTTACACTTTCAAAAAGATCATAATTGGGTTCCAGGCTCCTCCTGGATGGAAAAAGCATAAACTTTCTGATGCTGAAACATGGTCAAGCCAGTCTCTATCTTCGTATTCTTTCGAACCATGTTTTCAAACAACTTCTCCACTACACCAAGTATAAATATCTACTTATCGCTTTACAATTCTCTTCTTCTAACCCTATAAACTCTGTAACTTGTTTGTCATCATTTCAACAAATGTAACATGTTCTTCTCTCCTGTTCTTTGCCTTCAAAGTCGT
Proteins encoded:
- the LOC104233947 gene encoding uncharacterized protein gives rise to the protein MRTLCSNLDREDGLETVLEVPIPEEMFASNKHRARQSKNSGVKSHMDKSAASVFGSRNAEIQLLLGVVGAPLIPHPIRCDYSLNTKINDHPIEASVAKYIVQQYIAAAGGEHALNSIDSMYAMGKIKMVASEFIAGDGMGLNNGNMMKIKSVKNGPGEMGGFVLWQKRPDLWSIELVVSGCKISAGSDGKVAWRQTPWHNSHASRGPARPLRRSLQGLDPKSVANLFSNSICIGEKTVNIEDCFVLKLETEPSTLKARSSSNVEVMRHTVWGYFSQRTGLLLQLEDTHLLRIKAPGNDVFWETTMDSLILDYRTLDGVNIAHGGRTSVSLFRFGKNSEGLTRTRMEEVWTIEEIDFNIKGLSADCFLPPSDLKKEDEVSHDVNKKSRLGFKARTNNAKLRTARKGASKIMSIDEEDLEDYEADEES